The Pirellulales bacterium region GGGAGAATTATTCGGCTTTCCGACGTTCCGGGCGTCTTTGGGATCGAGCTGGCTGGCGCGCAAGTTCTCGCGCTGGATTGCCTCGTACACCTCCTGGCGATGCACGGGAATCTCGGTCGGGGCGCTGATGCCCAGGCGGACTTTATCGCCGCGTATGTCGACGACGGTGATCACGATATTGTCGCCGATCATGATGCTCTCGTCGCGTTGTCTCGACAGGACTAGCACCTGGGGCTCCTTCCTTCGTTACGACATCAACGCGGCGGGTGCTGGT contains the following coding sequences:
- the csrA gene encoding carbon storage regulator CsrA, which encodes MLVLSRQRDESIMIGDNIVITVVDIRGDKVRLGISAPTEIPVHRQEVYEAIQRENLRASQLDPKDARNVGKPNNSPDSPLRG